In Chryseobacterium gleum, a single genomic region encodes these proteins:
- a CDS encoding KpsF/GutQ family sugar-phosphate isomerase produces the protein MDRTNIISIAKSTLEIEISELEKLKNRIDDQFARAVEIIHSANGKLIVVGIGKSAHVGNKIVATLNSTGTPSQFLHASEAIHGDLGVIQKQDVVLCISNSGNSPEIANLVPYLKDYSSALIGMTGNKTSKLAEFSEVILDTHVDIEACPNKLAPTSSTTIQMALGDALAVALMELNDFKANDFAKFHPGGSLGKNLTSKVEQFLSSQKPQVTEDSPIRDVIISISASSHGITVVTNEDQIIGVITDGDLRRMLMKGEDISKVLAKDIMSAHPRTIEKDALAKEAMKILKENNIGQLVVTENGKYFGIIDLHKLLDEGIN, from the coding sequence ATGGATAGAACCAACATTATATCAATTGCAAAAAGCACTTTAGAAATAGAGATTTCCGAACTGGAAAAATTAAAAAACAGAATTGATGACCAGTTTGCCCGTGCAGTAGAGATTATTCATTCAGCAAATGGGAAACTTATTGTAGTAGGAATAGGGAAATCTGCTCATGTCGGGAATAAAATTGTAGCTACTTTAAATTCTACAGGAACCCCTTCTCAGTTTTTGCATGCTTCCGAAGCTATTCATGGAGATCTTGGAGTAATTCAGAAACAGGATGTGGTTTTATGCATTTCCAATTCGGGAAATTCGCCTGAAATTGCCAATCTGGTTCCTTATTTAAAAGATTATTCTTCTGCTTTGATCGGAATGACCGGAAACAAGACCAGCAAACTGGCGGAATTTTCAGAGGTAATTCTGGATACTCATGTTGATATTGAAGCATGTCCCAATAAACTTGCACCTACCAGTTCTACCACTATACAAATGGCATTAGGAGATGCTTTGGCCGTTGCTCTGATGGAACTGAACGATTTCAAAGCTAATGATTTTGCCAAATTCCATCCGGGAGGAAGTTTAGGAAAAAACCTGACTTCTAAAGTTGAGCAGTTTTTATCTTCACAAAAACCTCAGGTTACTGAAGATTCTCCGATAAGAGATGTCATTATTTCCATCAGTGCATCAAGCCATGGAATTACGGTAGTCACCAATGAAGACCAGATTATTGGGGTGATCACGGACGGAGATCTGAGAAGAATGCTGATGAAAGGCGAAGACATCAGCAAGGTGCTGGCTAAAGACATCATGTCTGCCCATCCGAGAACCATTGAAAAAGATGCTTTGGCTAAAGAAGCAATGAAAATACTGAAAGAAAATAATATCGGTCAGCTGGTTGTTACAGAAAACGGAAAATATTTCGGTATTATTGATCTGCATAAACTGCTGGACGAAGGAATCAATTAG
- the recQ gene encoding DNA helicase RecQ: MSAKKANLSGELKKYFGFSTFKGQQEQIIDNLLGGKDIFVLMPTGGGKSLCYQLPALISEGTAIVVSPLIALMKNQVDAVNGLSSDDGVAHVLNSSLNKTQTKQVFDDIKSGKTKLLYVAPESLIKDDYLDFLKEVKISFFAIDEAHCISEWGHDFRPEYRNLKQIIDKIANVPVIALTATATPKVQDDIQKTLGMTNALVFKESFNRPNLYYEVRPKVNVDKEIVKFINQHKGKSGIVYCLSRRKVEEFAQLLQVNGINALPYHAGLDQKVRVANQDKFLMEEVDVIVATIAFGMGIDKPDVRFVIHYDFPKSLESYYQETGRAGRDGGEGHCLAFYDPKDIEKLEKFLAQKPVSEREIGLQLLNEVVGYAETSMSRRQYILYYFGESFDPVKGEGARMCDNSSNPPKLKDATADLKKALELIHDTGEKFKAKDLISVIAGKETAVTKSYKLEQSSYFGFGKEEKDNYWKTILRQATVQNFLQKDIETYGVLKITDKGRNVLNGKSKDVFLIAEDREFDLTQAKAESDQVQQQAGGGLDQNLFNLLKELRKKVAKKHGIPPYTVFMDPSLEDMTVQYPITVDEITKIYGVGEGKAKKYGKEFADYIKTYVEDNNIERTQDMVLKQVANKSSHKVFIIQSTDKKIDLEDIARAKNLSMDELLKEMERIVYQGTKLNIDYYIEDNFDEDIVDGFMEFMNESESDSMKVLLDEFGDELSDEEVRMLRIKFISDVAN, translated from the coding sequence ATGAGCGCAAAAAAAGCCAATTTATCAGGCGAATTGAAAAAGTATTTTGGGTTTTCTACATTTAAGGGCCAGCAGGAACAGATTATAGACAACCTATTAGGAGGGAAGGATATATTTGTTTTAATGCCTACAGGTGGCGGAAAATCATTGTGTTACCAGCTTCCGGCACTTATTTCGGAAGGTACAGCAATAGTAGTTTCGCCCTTAATAGCGTTGATGAAAAATCAGGTAGATGCAGTAAACGGCCTTTCATCTGATGATGGGGTAGCCCATGTACTGAATTCATCATTAAACAAAACACAGACCAAACAGGTTTTTGACGATATAAAAAGCGGCAAGACCAAACTTCTGTATGTAGCTCCTGAATCATTAATTAAAGATGATTACCTGGATTTTTTGAAGGAAGTTAAAATTTCTTTCTTTGCTATCGATGAGGCCCACTGTATTTCAGAATGGGGGCATGATTTCAGACCGGAATACAGGAATCTGAAACAGATTATAGACAAAATTGCCAATGTACCGGTAATTGCTTTGACGGCTACTGCCACTCCTAAAGTTCAGGATGATATCCAGAAAACTTTGGGAATGACCAATGCATTGGTATTTAAAGAAAGCTTCAACAGACCTAATCTATACTACGAAGTACGTCCGAAAGTTAACGTAGATAAGGAAATCGTTAAATTTATCAATCAGCATAAAGGAAAATCAGGAATTGTATACTGCCTGAGCCGAAGAAAAGTTGAAGAGTTTGCCCAGCTTCTGCAGGTAAACGGAATCAATGCGCTTCCTTACCACGCCGGTCTTGACCAAAAGGTAAGGGTGGCAAATCAGGATAAATTCCTGATGGAAGAGGTGGATGTAATTGTGGCAACCATTGCTTTCGGAATGGGAATTGATAAACCGGATGTTCGTTTTGTGATCCATTATGATTTTCCGAAATCACTGGAAAGTTATTACCAGGAAACCGGAAGAGCAGGAAGAGACGGAGGCGAAGGTCACTGTCTGGCATTCTATGATCCGAAGGATATCGAAAAACTGGAAAAATTCCTGGCTCAGAAACCCGTGTCTGAGAGAGAAATCGGATTACAGCTTCTGAATGAAGTCGTAGGCTATGCCGAAACTTCAATGAGCAGAAGACAATATATCCTGTATTATTTTGGAGAAAGTTTTGACCCGGTAAAGGGTGAAGGTGCCAGGATGTGTGACAACTCATCCAACCCGCCAAAATTAAAAGATGCAACTGCCGATTTGAAAAAAGCGCTGGAGCTGATTCATGATACGGGAGAAAAATTCAAGGCGAAAGACCTTATTTCTGTTATTGCAGGGAAAGAAACTGCGGTAACAAAATCTTACAAGCTTGAGCAAAGTTCTTATTTTGGCTTCGGAAAAGAAGAAAAAGACAATTACTGGAAAACGATTTTGAGACAGGCCACTGTTCAGAATTTTTTACAGAAAGATATTGAGACATATGGCGTTTTAAAGATTACTGACAAAGGAAGAAATGTTCTGAATGGTAAATCTAAAGATGTCTTTTTAATTGCAGAAGACAGGGAATTTGATCTTACCCAGGCAAAAGCAGAGAGCGATCAGGTACAGCAGCAGGCCGGAGGAGGTCTGGATCAGAACCTTTTCAACCTGTTGAAAGAATTGAGAAAAAAAGTGGCCAAAAAGCATGGAATCCCGCCTTATACGGTGTTTATGGATCCAAGTTTGGAAGATATGACAGTTCAGTATCCGATCACGGTAGATGAAATTACCAAAATCTATGGAGTAGGAGAAGGAAAGGCCAAAAAATACGGTAAAGAATTTGCAGATTATATCAAAACATACGTTGAGGACAACAATATAGAACGTACTCAGGACATGGTATTGAAGCAGGTGGCCAATAAATCAAGCCATAAAGTATTCATTATCCAGAGCACAGATAAAAAGATTGATCTTGAAGATATTGCAAGAGCCAAAAACCTTTCTATGGATGAACTCCTGAAAGAAATGGAAAGGATCGTGTATCAGGGAACCAAGCTGAATATCGATTACTATATTGAGGACAATTTTGATGAAGATATTGTAGATGGTTTCATGGAATTCATGAATGAATCTGAAAGTGACAGCATGAAAGTATTGCTGGATGAATTCGGGGATGAGCTTTCTGATGAAGAAGTGAGAATGTTGAGAATTAAGTTCATCAGTGACGTCGCGAATTAA
- the lpdA gene encoding dihydrolipoyl dehydrogenase, producing MSQFDVTVIGSGPGGYVAAIRAAQLGFKTAIIEKYSTLGGTCLNVGCIPSKALLDSSEHFENAKHNFAGHGIIINEPQADIARMIERKNEVIKQNTDGISYLMNKNQITVFEGVGSFESATQIKVTKNDGSSETIESKYTIIATGSKPSTLPFITLDKERVITSTEALNLKEIPKHLVVIGGGVIGLELGSVYLRLGAQVTVVEFMDKIIPGMDGALSKELTKVLKKQGMKFMLSTAVSAVERNGDTVKITAKDKKGEEVVVEGDYCLVSVGRKPYTYGLGLEKAGVELDERGRVKVNDHLQTNVANIYAIGDVIKGAMLAHKAEEEGVFVAETLAGQKPHINYNLIPGVVYTWPEVAGVGKTEEQLKEEGVAYKVGSFPMRALGRSRASGDIDGLVKIIADEKTDEVLGMHIVGARAADLIAEGVIAMEFRASAEDIARSSHAHPTYAEAIKEAALDATAKRPIHM from the coding sequence ATGAGTCAATTCGATGTTACCGTAATAGGTTCCGGTCCCGGTGGTTATGTTGCAGCGATCCGTGCAGCACAATTAGGTTTCAAAACAGCAATTATTGAAAAATATTCAACTTTAGGCGGAACTTGTCTTAACGTTGGATGTATTCCGTCAAAAGCGCTTCTTGACAGCTCTGAGCATTTCGAAAATGCAAAACATAATTTTGCAGGTCACGGAATTATTATCAACGAGCCGCAAGCGGATATCGCCAGAATGATCGAACGTAAAAACGAAGTGATCAAGCAAAATACAGACGGAATCAGCTATCTGATGAACAAAAATCAGATTACTGTTTTTGAAGGAGTAGGAAGCTTCGAATCTGCTACTCAGATTAAAGTAACTAAAAACGATGGTTCTTCGGAAACAATCGAATCTAAGTATACCATCATTGCAACAGGTTCTAAACCTTCTACATTGCCTTTCATTACTTTAGACAAAGAAAGAGTGATTACTTCTACGGAAGCTTTAAACCTTAAAGAAATTCCTAAGCATTTAGTAGTAATCGGTGGTGGAGTTATCGGTCTTGAACTAGGTTCAGTATACCTGAGATTAGGAGCACAGGTAACAGTTGTTGAATTTATGGATAAAATCATCCCTGGAATGGATGGAGCTTTAAGTAAGGAATTGACTAAAGTTCTTAAAAAGCAAGGAATGAAGTTTATGCTTTCTACTGCGGTTTCTGCGGTGGAAAGAAACGGAGATACTGTAAAAATCACAGCTAAAGATAAAAAAGGAGAAGAAGTAGTTGTAGAAGGAGATTACTGTTTGGTTTCTGTAGGTAGAAAACCTTACACATACGGTCTTGGACTTGAAAAAGCAGGTGTTGAGCTTGATGAGAGAGGAAGAGTTAAAGTAAATGATCACTTACAGACTAACGTAGCTAATATCTATGCGATAGGTGACGTTATCAAAGGTGCGATGTTGGCTCACAAAGCTGAAGAAGAAGGGGTTTTCGTTGCTGAAACATTGGCAGGACAAAAACCTCACATCAATTATAACCTGATCCCTGGTGTTGTTTACACATGGCCGGAAGTTGCAGGAGTTGGTAAAACTGAAGAGCAGCTGAAAGAAGAAGGTGTAGCTTATAAAGTAGGATCTTTCCCGATGAGAGCTTTAGGTAGAAGCCGTGCAAGTGGTGATATCGACGGTCTTGTTAAGATTATTGCAGACGAAAAAACTGATGAGGTTTTAGGAATGCACATTGTAGGAGCAAGGGCTGCTGACCTTATTGCTGAAGGAGTAATTGCAATGGAATTCCGTGCAAGTGCTGAAGATATCGCAAGAAGTTCTCACGCTCACCCAACCTATGCAGAAGCTATTAAAGAAGCTGCATTGGATGCTACTGCAAAAAGACCAATCCATATGTAA
- a CDS encoding cupin domain-containing protein, producing MKPFIIVAVMLNSVVMIAQQKTISRKELLKTVIDQKVKSTEIQEITMAAGQGAPEHLHPCPVLGIISSGEAVFQIKGQEKVVLHKGDAFYEPKNVKILHFDNASAEQPLVFTAIYLKEGSEENIKFIK from the coding sequence ATGAAGCCATTTATAATTGTTGCTGTAATGCTTAATTCTGTTGTAATGATAGCTCAGCAGAAGACAATCTCCAGAAAAGAGCTGTTAAAAACTGTTATTGATCAGAAAGTAAAATCCACGGAGATTCAGGAAATCACAATGGCTGCAGGGCAGGGAGCTCCCGAACATCTGCACCCTTGTCCCGTTTTAGGGATAATCAGTTCCGGCGAAGCTGTTTTTCAGATAAAAGGACAGGAGAAAGTAGTACTTCACAAGGGAGATGCTTTTTATGAGCCTAAAAATGTGAAAATTCTTCATTTTGATAATGCGTCAGCTGAACAGCCACTTGTCTTTACCGCCATTTATCTGAAGGAGGGAAGTGAGGAAAATATAAAGTTCATAAAATAA
- a CDS encoding glycosyltransferase: MKKISVIFILPDLETGGAERIVTTIANHLSRDRFEPKILLLRKQGGYLNFLKKDVEIIDINTERIRHSLRPILGEIYRRKPDVVFSGFGEVNAYLSLFIKLFPRTKFIARETNVVTQHVTRKEIKFFYNFYNNYQKIIAQSDDMLKDLVDNFNIKKKKIVKINNPVDFDFIEEKMALSSKPECFKYNYKNVVAIGNLSSRKGFDNLLKVFSRLKNENIMLHILGDGKDKDLLLQTKELLGLKKVIFHGRQDNPYQYLKFADLFVLSSRYEGFPNVLLEAGACGTYSLANNCPGGINEIIQHNINGEIADIENHDRFAQEIVRILQSNYNRDAIKNSIKSRFSKNIILDKYEKVLLDLMK; encoded by the coding sequence ATGAAAAAAATATCTGTCATATTTATTCTGCCGGACTTAGAAACCGGGGGCGCAGAAAGGATTGTAACCACCATTGCAAACCATCTTTCCCGAGATCGGTTTGAGCCTAAGATTTTGTTGCTACGTAAACAGGGCGGATATTTGAATTTCCTGAAAAAAGATGTCGAAATTATTGATATCAATACCGAAAGAATAAGACATTCATTAAGACCTATTTTGGGAGAGATCTACAGAAGAAAACCGGATGTTGTTTTCTCAGGTTTTGGCGAAGTAAATGCCTACCTGTCTCTCTTTATCAAACTATTTCCGAGAACAAAATTCATTGCTAGAGAAACTAATGTTGTGACTCAGCATGTTACCCGTAAAGAAATTAAATTTTTCTACAACTTCTATAATAATTATCAGAAAATCATTGCCCAGAGTGATGACATGCTCAAAGATCTTGTTGATAATTTTAATATTAAGAAGAAAAAGATTGTTAAGATCAATAATCCTGTAGACTTTGATTTCATCGAAGAGAAAATGGCTTTGTCTTCAAAACCTGAATGTTTCAAATACAATTATAAGAATGTGGTTGCCATTGGTAATCTATCTTCCAGAAAAGGATTTGATAATCTTCTTAAGGTTTTTTCAAGGCTTAAAAATGAAAACATCATGCTTCATATTTTAGGTGACGGAAAAGATAAAGATCTTCTGCTTCAGACAAAAGAACTTTTGGGACTGAAAAAAGTGATCTTCCATGGAAGACAGGATAATCCTTACCAATACTTAAAATTTGCTGATTTATTTGTCCTTTCTTCAAGATATGAAGGTTTTCCCAACGTTCTTCTGGAGGCAGGTGCCTGCGGAACTTATTCCCTGGCCAATAATTGTCCCGGAGGAATTAATGAGATTATCCAGCATAATATTAACGGAGAAATTGCAGATATTGAAAATCATGACCGATTTGCACAGGAGATCGTGAGGATTCTTCAGAGCAATTATAATCGGGATGCTATTAAAAATTCGATCAAATCAAGGTTTTCAAAGAATATTATACTGGACAAATATGAAAAGGTGTTACTGGACTTAATGAAGTAG